In a single window of the Neodiprion virginianus isolate iyNeoVirg1 chromosome 1, iyNeoVirg1.1, whole genome shotgun sequence genome:
- the LOC124303804 gene encoding growth arrest-specific protein 1-like, with translation MFRGAGRLRTALVSLILLAVCTTSTSAVMRCEDARLRCAYRAGCGMALQHYVTRCSSVLGGAGGGCPETCLHALIALTSTDEGKELMTCNCARDDRLCEQSKQRVEVCRPSVMIEMNNTRVSCRIATSICNADTLCAKALEYYNGFCGSMFRGKKCTKRCRNSINILRRQDKAAKLITCVCDGAEDYDCTGIHRNMNWLCFGKIHHDYHDTKKILGDTRSNEILRTDAHSRGAGVATSVGQTSTALVPIFLLALLVR, from the exons ATGTTTCGCGGGGCGGGAAGGCTGCGTACAGCCCTGGTTTCTCTAATCCTGTTGGCCGTCTGTACCACAAGTACCTCCGCTGTGATGCGCTGCGAGGATGCGAGGCTTCGGTGCGCCTACAGAGCCGGGTGCGGGATGGCCCTCCAGCATTACGTGACCAGATGTTCCTCCGTCTTGGGAGGCGCCGGCGGTGGCTGCCCCGAGACATGTCTTCACGCCCTGATCGCCCTGACCAGTACCGATGAGGGCAAAGAATTGATGACT TGCAACTGTGCCCGAGACGATCGTCTCTGCGAACAGTCCAAGCAGAGGGTCGAGGTATGCAGGCCGTCCGTGATGATAGAGATGAACAACACAAGGGTGTCCTGCAGGATCGCTACCTCGATATGCAATGCCGATACTCTCTGTGCAAAGGCTCTGGAGTACTACAATGGCTTCTGCGGAAGCATGTTTCGCGGGAAGAAATGCACTAAAAG GTGTCGTAATTCGATCAACATCCTGAGGCGCCAGGACAAGGCCGCAAAGCTAATTACGTGTGTCTGCGACGGGGCTGAAGACTACGACTGTACAGGTATCCATCGGAATATGAACTGGCTATGCTTCGGAAAAATTCACCACGATTATCACGACACGAAGAAGATTTTGGGTGATACACGATCCAACGAGATCCTCAGGACCGACGCCCACAGTCGCGGCGCCGGCGTCGCAACGTCCGTCGGCCAAACGTCGACGGCTTTGGTGCCAATCTTCCTGCTAGCTCTGCTAGTCAGATAA